One window from the genome of Engraulis encrasicolus isolate BLACKSEA-1 chromosome 16, IST_EnEncr_1.0, whole genome shotgun sequence encodes:
- the LOC134466148 gene encoding butyrophilin subfamily 1 member A1-like — MPAVWAGLLLFVAFRGASSAGFSVLAPERSLSAWIGSSITLRCTVSPDISVTNMEVRWYCPEDPQVPVLQRTSPDSQVIGPQYRGRVSLAGDLGKGDVSLKMENLKVADRGEYVCYVKSTDWYDTSTVTLQVTATGSAPLLSTAVAGEGQVNVTCASEGWSPAPKLTWTDRAGQSLPGNPTTLAGAARGTAAFISTLLLLMLLLLGAFVLYKKGNASGLFTALFMWPQHNT; from the exons ATGCCAGCGGTGTGGGCGGGTCTCCTTCTGTTTGTGGCCTTCAGAGGAGCAAGTTCAG CTGGATTCTCAGTGCTAGCTCCAGAGCGGTCCCTATCAGCATGGATCGGCTCCTCCATCACGCTGCGCTGCACCGTCTCACCAGACATCAGTGTCACGAACATGGAGGTGCGCTGGTACTGCCCAGAGGACCCACAGGTGCCCGTTCTGCAGCGTACGAGTCCAGACAGCCAGGTCATCGGCCCCCAGTACAGGGGCCGCGTGTCTCTGGCAGGAGACCTGGGGAAGGGAGACGTGTCCCTAAAGATGGAGAACCTCAAGGTGGCCGACAGAGGAGAGTATGTGTGCTATGTGAAGAGTACAGACTGGTACGACACCTCCACTGTAACCCTGCAGGTCACAG caACGGGTTCAGCACCGCTGTTGTCTACAGCTGTGGCAGGTGAGGGACAGGTGAACGTTACCTGTGCGTCGGAGGGCTGGTCTCCAGCGCCAAAACTCACCTggacagacagagcgggccaaAGCTTACCTGGCAACCCCACGACACTCGCAG GTGCAGCAAGGGGGACTGCTGCCTTCATCAGTAccttgctgctgctgatgctgctgttgcttggggcGTTTGTACTCTACAAGAAAGGTAACGCATCAGGCCTATTCACAGCCCTCTTCATGtggccacaacacaacacatag